In Corylus avellana chromosome ca2, CavTom2PMs-1.0, the following proteins share a genomic window:
- the LOC132169973 gene encoding G-type lectin S-receptor-like serine/threonine-protein kinase At1g11300, with translation MLLVKELQQPLQLILKRLCIQRRSEARFLEKETTVESGYLWAIPRRPESDYKISLFFLLLNSASWNPKSAFPQPSSFETMGLVRNTNLSALLVLLCCFRLEFGSATDTITAAKFISDPETIISNGGDFKLGFFSPPNSIFRYVGIWYANISVPTFIWVANRNNPLKSSSGILTISQDGNLVVLDGQKKVLWSSNLTNFVVNSSAQLLDSGNLVLQGNTTGIFLWESFQHPSNTFIEKMKISTNVRTGKKLQLTSWKSRSDPSIGNFSAGIEVRNLPEFFIWNGSRLIWRSGPWNSWFFIGVPIMYSAYRDGFSLVDDKEGTFYITFTFWNESFPKHFVLNEQGNLLQASSINEEDWEVTWSSFQTECDVYGKCGAFGSCNSQNTPICSCLRGFEPKNTEEWNRGNWTSGCVRRTPLQCERVNNGSDGGKKDGFLKLTMMKVPDLADWSSAREENCRNQCLENCSCIAYAFDASIGCMPWTRSLIDLQKFSSGGIDLYVRLAYSELDTKEKVKVIITVTVIIGLIFIGICTYLLWRRRKSKMLLYKFSGEEKLGDNVNQVKLQELSLFNLQELASATNNFHQSNKLGQGGFGHVYRGKLSNGQEIAVKRLSRASGQGQEEFMNEVVVISKLQHRNLVRLLGCCVEGEEKMLVYEYMPNKSLDAFLFDPVKVKLLDWRRRFNIIEGICRGLLYLHRDSRLKIIHRDLKASNILLDEELNPKISDFGLARIFGGNGDQANTARVVGTYGYMSPEYAMKGRFSEKSDVFSFGVLLLEIVSGRRNSSFFSCFQAWKMWNADNIVALTDPIICEPCFQMEILRCIHVGLLCVQDFANDRPTVSIVISMLKSEIIDLPLPKQPAFTERQIAPDTSSSQNNPSKCSVNNVTVTMVQGR, from the exons TAAGATATCcctattctttcttcttcttaattctGCCTCCTGGAATCCAAAATCTGCATTCCCACAACCGAGCAGCTTTGAAACTATGGGACTTGTTCGAAATACCAACTTGTCAGCTCTTCTTGTCTTGCTATGTTGCTTTCGTTTAGAGTTTGGCTCTGCCACAGATACCATCACAGCCGCAAAATTCATTAGCGACCCTGAAACCATAATCTCCAATGGGGGTGACTTCAAACTGGGATTTTTCAGCCCCCCAAATTCTATCTTTCGCTATGTTGGAATATGGTATGCTAACATTTCTGTGCCCACTTTCATATGGGTTGCCAACAGGAACAACCCCCTCAAGAGTTCCTCTGGGATTCTTACCATATCCCAAGACGGCAATCTGGTAGTATTAGATGGCCAAAAGAAGGTTCTTTGGTcatcaaatttaacaaattttgttgTCAATTCGAGTGCCCAGCTTTTAGATTCTGGAAACCTTGTCTTGCAAGGAAACACTACAGGGATATTCTTATGGGAGAGTTTCCAACATCCTTCTAATACATTCATCGAAAAGATGAAAATTAGTACTAATGTTAGAACGGGTAAGAAACTGCAGCTGACATCATGGAAAAGCCGTTCTGATCCATCCATTGGAAACTTCTCTGCGGGTATTGAGGTTCGTAATCTtcctgaattttttatttggaatggcAGTAGACTCATTTGGCGGAGTGGTCCATGGAACAGCTGGTTCTTTATCGGAGTACCGATCATGTATTCTGCATATCGTGATGGATTTAGTCTTGTAGATGATAAAGAAGGCACATTCTATATAACTTTTACCTTTTGGAACGAGTCTTTCCCAAAACATTTTGTCTTGAATGAGCAAGGAAATCTACTTCAAGCATCTTCCATCAATGAGGAGGATTGGGAGGTCACGTGGTCATCTTTCCAGACTGAGTGCGATGTTTATGGCAAGTGTGGGGCATTTGGAAGCTGTAATTCACAGAATACACCAATTTGCAGCTGTTTACGGGGGTTTGAGCCAAAAAACACAGAAGAATGGAACAGAGGAAATTGGACTAGTGGATGTGTGAGGAGGACACCCTTGCAGTGTGAGAGGGTGAACAATGGCAGTGATGGGGGCAAAAAAGATGGATTTTTGAAACTGACGATGATGAAAGTGCCAGACTTGGCAGATTGGTCATCTGCTCGTGAAGAAAATTGTAGAAACCAATGCTTGGAGAATTGTTCTTGTATTGCTTACGCATTTGATGCTAGCATTGGCTGTATGCCATGGACAAGAAGCTTAATTGACCTACAGAAATTCTCGAGTGGCGGAATTGATCTTTATGTTCGTTTGGCCTATTCAGAACTTG atacaaaagaaaaagtgaaagtaatCATCACAGTCACAGTGATCATAGGATTAATATTCATTGGCATCTGCACTTACCTATTGTGGC GGAGAAGGAAATCAAAAATGTTATTGTACAAATTTTCTGGTGAAGAGAAGCTTGGAGACAACGTGAACCAAGTTAAACTACAAGAGCTATCGTTATTCAACCTTCAGGAGCTGGCAAGTGCAACAAACAACTTCCATCAATCCAACAAGCTTGGGCAGGGTGGGTTTGGTCACGTATACAGG GGAAAATTGTCAAATGGACAAGAAATTGCAGTAAAAAGACTTTCAAGAGCCTCTGGACAAGGGCAAGAAGAATTTATGAATGAGGTGGTGGTGATATCTAAACTCCAGCACCGAAATCTTGTTAGACTCCTTGGCTGCTGTGTTGAAGGGGAAGAAAAGATGTTGGTTTACGAatacatgccaaacaaaagtttgGACGCATTTCTCTTTG ATCCAGTCAAAGTAAAACTACTAGATTGGAGAAGACGCTTCAACATTATCGAGGGAATCTGTCGAGGTCTACTGTACCTTCATAGGGATTCCAGATTAAAGATTATCCATAGAGACCTAAAAGCGAGTAATATCTTGTTGGATGAAGagctaaatccaaaaatatcgGATTTTGGTTTGGCTAGGATTTTTGGGGGCAATGGAGATCAAGCCAATACTGCAAGGGTcgttggaacata TGGGTACATGTCCCCTGAATATGCAATGAAAGGGCGATTTTCAGAGAAATCGGATGTCTTCAGCTTTGGAGTATTGTTACTCGAGATTGTTAGTGGAAGAAGAAATTCTAGCTTT TTTTCATGTTTTCAGGCATGGAAAATGTGGAATGCAGACAACATTGTGGCATTAACTGACCCAATCATATGTGAACCATGCTTTCAAATGGAAATTTTGAGATGCATACATGTCGGGCTACTGTGTGTGCAAGATTTTGCTAATGATAGGCCAACTGTATCCATTGTTATTTCGATGCTTAAAAGTGAGATTATTGATCTGCCTCTTCCAAAGCAACCTGCATTCACCGAAAGGCAGATTGCCCCAGATACTAGCTCCTCACAAAACAACCCAAGTAAATGCTCTGTTAACAATGTTACTGTTACAATGGTTCAAGGCCGATAG